One genomic window of Halolamina sediminis includes the following:
- a CDS encoding uracil-xanthine permease family protein — protein MAGEPGTESVEQSEDIEYGVDERPPAGESALLGLQHYLTMVGANIAVPLALATAMGMPAAVQPLYVGTFFVVSGVGTLLQTVVGNRYPIVQGATFSMLAPALAIIGFVGTGNWEQAILALQGAIIVGGIVEAVFGYLGVMGWLKQYLSPVVIAPTIALIGLSLFSAPQVVAAEQAWWLLGLTVLLIVGFSQYVDDAHRAFRLYPVLLGIAVAWALATGLSVLGVVPADSPAFVDLSVVANASLIQIPAPLQWGMPTFRTSFVIGMFAGVLASMIESFGDYHAVARLAGERAPSARRIDHGVGVEGIATVFAGIMGTGNGSTSYSENIGAIGLTGVASRFVIQVGAVLMLIAGFVGYVGALITTIPDPIVGGLYVAMFGQIVAVGLSNLKHVDLDSSRNAFVVGISLFVGLALPAYMGNVGSAAAFAEGVAATPIVGPLLTAPILPDATLQIVADTVYVVGGTGMAVGGLVAFVLDNTIDGSRVERGLDEWDELTEESGAFRSAYERYVK, from the coding sequence ATGGCGGGCGAGCCCGGAACCGAGTCGGTCGAACAGTCGGAGGACATCGAGTACGGGGTCGACGAGCGCCCGCCCGCGGGCGAGTCGGCGCTGCTCGGTCTCCAACACTACCTCACGATGGTGGGGGCAAACATCGCCGTCCCCCTCGCGCTCGCGACCGCGATGGGGATGCCCGCCGCGGTGCAGCCGCTGTACGTCGGTACCTTCTTCGTCGTCTCCGGCGTCGGGACGCTGCTCCAGACGGTCGTCGGGAACCGCTATCCGATCGTGCAGGGGGCGACGTTCTCGATGCTGGCGCCCGCGCTGGCCATCATCGGGTTCGTCGGCACGGGTAACTGGGAGCAGGCGATCCTCGCACTCCAGGGGGCGATCATCGTCGGCGGGATCGTGGAGGCGGTGTTCGGCTACCTCGGCGTCATGGGGTGGCTCAAACAGTATCTCTCGCCGGTAGTGATCGCCCCGACGATCGCGCTCATCGGGCTCTCGCTGTTCAGCGCGCCACAGGTCGTCGCCGCCGAGCAGGCGTGGTGGCTGCTCGGCCTCACCGTGCTCCTGATCGTCGGCTTCAGCCAGTACGTCGACGACGCCCACCGCGCGTTCCGGCTCTACCCCGTTCTGCTGGGAATCGCCGTCGCGTGGGCGCTCGCGACCGGGCTTTCGGTGCTCGGAGTCGTCCCCGCGGACTCGCCGGCGTTCGTCGATCTCTCGGTCGTCGCGAACGCGAGTCTGATCCAGATTCCGGCGCCGCTGCAGTGGGGGATGCCGACGTTCCGGACCTCGTTCGTGATCGGGATGTTCGCGGGCGTGCTGGCCTCGATGATCGAGTCCTTCGGTGACTACCACGCCGTCGCCCGCCTCGCCGGCGAGCGCGCACCCTCCGCACGGCGGATCGACCACGGGGTCGGGGTCGAGGGGATCGCGACCGTGTTCGCCGGGATCATGGGCACCGGGAACGGCTCGACCTCCTACTCCGAGAACATCGGCGCGATCGGGCTGACCGGCGTCGCTTCTCGTTTCGTGATTCAAGTCGGCGCGGTGCTGATGCTGATCGCGGGCTTCGTCGGCTACGTCGGCGCGCTGATCACCACCATCCCCGACCCGATCGTCGGCGGGCTCTACGTCGCGATGTTCGGGCAGATCGTCGCGGTCGGGCTCTCGAACCTGAAACACGTCGACCTCGACTCCTCGCGCAACGCGTTCGTCGTCGGCATCTCGCTGTTCGTCGGGCTCGCGCTTCCGGCGTACATGGGCAACGTCGGGAGCGCCGCCGCCTTCGCGGAGGGGGTGGCGGCGACGCCGATCGTCGGCCCGCTGCTCACCGCGCCGATACTCCCCGACGCGACGCTGCAGATCGTCGCCGACACCGTCTACGTCGTCGGCGGGACGGGGATGGCCGTCGGCGGGCTGGTCGCGTTCGTGCTCGATAACACGATCGACGGCTCCCGCGTCGAACGCGGGCTCGACGAGTGGGACGAACTCACCGAGGAGTCCGGCGCGTTCCGGTCGGCGTACGAACGCTACGTGAAGTAG
- a CDS encoding BsuPI-related putative proteinase inhibitor — protein MLESSLHSRQRDGALAFELTVENRGDEPVELSFTDGQRVRVSVYPADADDDASPLWRSDADQMFAQVLGSETIPAGESVTFDAAWQSPEAGEYLAVGEVTCQNRELDAEETVLV, from the coding sequence GTGCTCGAAAGCTCCCTCCACAGCCGACAGCGCGACGGCGCGCTCGCGTTCGAACTCACCGTCGAGAACCGGGGCGACGAGCCCGTGGAACTCTCCTTTACCGACGGCCAGCGCGTCCGCGTCTCCGTCTACCCGGCCGACGCCGACGACGACGCGTCGCCGCTGTGGCGCTCGGACGCCGACCAGATGTTCGCACAGGTGCTCGGCAGCGAGACGATCCCGGCCGGCGAGAGCGTAACGTTCGACGCCGCGTGGCAGTCACCCGAGGCGGGGGAGTACCTCGCAGTCGGCGAAGTAACCTGTCAGAATCGAGAACTCGACGCCGAAGAAACCGTTCTGGTCTGA
- a CDS encoding adenylosuccinate synthase: MTVTIVGAQLGDEGKGALVDRWGEEADTVVRYQGGDNAGHTVVEDGEEYKLSLVPSGCVRGKTGVLGNGCVVNPRTLFDEIESLREQGLDPDVRVAKRAHVIMPYHRVFDQMEEADKEDTDMKVGTTGRGIGPTYEDKAGRRGVRVGDLLDVDVLRSRLEYTVAQKRAIAEDVFGIDTGVEFDVDELVAEYANYGQRLRENDMLVEAGDFLHEQHESGGNLLFEGAQGTSIDIDHGNYPNVTSSNPTAGGAAVGSGVGPGIVGAGEIVGIVKAYLSRVGEGPLPTEMDADEAELADEIREKGGEFGTVTGRPRRIGWLDVPMLRHAARRSSFTGLAVNHVDVLAGLEELKVCHSYELDGETRTTVPATTEEWARCEPNFREFETWSEQDWSAVAAEGYEALPAACRDYLEYLEGELDAPVYAVGVGPDRDQTVERQTPWE; the protein is encoded by the coding sequence ATGACCGTCACAATCGTCGGGGCGCAACTCGGCGACGAAGGCAAGGGCGCCCTCGTCGACCGCTGGGGCGAGGAAGCCGACACAGTCGTTCGGTATCAGGGCGGCGACAACGCGGGCCACACCGTCGTCGAGGACGGCGAGGAGTACAAGCTCTCGCTGGTCCCGAGCGGCTGCGTCCGCGGGAAGACCGGCGTGCTCGGCAACGGCTGCGTGGTCAACCCCCGGACGCTGTTCGACGAGATCGAGAGCCTGCGGGAGCAGGGGCTCGACCCCGACGTCCGCGTGGCCAAGCGGGCCCACGTCATCATGCCGTACCACCGCGTGTTCGACCAGATGGAGGAGGCCGACAAGGAGGACACCGACATGAAGGTCGGCACCACCGGGCGCGGGATCGGCCCGACGTACGAGGACAAGGCCGGCCGGCGCGGCGTCCGGGTCGGCGACCTCCTCGACGTCGACGTGCTCCGGAGCCGGCTGGAGTACACCGTTGCCCAGAAGCGCGCGATCGCGGAGGATGTGTTCGGGATCGACACCGGCGTCGAGTTCGACGTCGACGAGCTGGTCGCGGAGTACGCCAACTACGGCCAGCGGCTCCGGGAGAACGACATGCTCGTCGAGGCGGGCGACTTCCTCCACGAGCAGCACGAGTCGGGCGGCAACCTCCTGTTCGAGGGTGCACAGGGAACGAGCATCGACATCGACCACGGGAACTACCCCAACGTCACCTCCTCGAACCCGACCGCCGGCGGCGCCGCCGTCGGCTCGGGCGTCGGCCCCGGCATCGTCGGCGCCGGCGAGATCGTCGGCATCGTGAAGGCGTACCTCTCCCGCGTCGGCGAGGGGCCGCTCCCGACGGAGATGGACGCCGACGAGGCCGAACTCGCCGACGAGATCCGCGAGAAAGGTGGGGAGTTCGGCACCGTCACCGGCCGGCCGCGACGGATCGGCTGGCTCGACGTGCCGATGCTGCGCCACGCCGCGCGACGCTCGTCGTTCACCGGGCTGGCGGTGAATCACGTCGACGTGCTCGCGGGGCTAGAGGAGCTGAAGGTCTGTCACAGCTACGAGCTCGATGGCGAGACCCGAACCACGGTGCCCGCCACCACCGAGGAGTGGGCGCGGTGTGAGCCGAACTTCCGGGAGTTCGAGACGTGGAGCGAGCAGGACTGGAGCGCAGTCGCCGCCGAGGGGTACGAGGCGCTGCCTGCCGCCTGCCGCGACTACCTCGAATACCTCGAAGGCGAACTCGACGCGCCCGTCTACGCCGTCGGCGTCGGCCCCGACCGGGACCAGACCGTCGAGCGCCAGACCCCCTGGGAGTAA
- a CDS encoding methytransferase partner Trm112, with translation MKESLMEIVCCPMDKHDLELDATERDDGEIISGTLTCTDCGESYPIEDGIPNLLPPDMRDDA, from the coding sequence ATGAAGGAGTCGCTGATGGAGATCGTCTGCTGCCCGATGGACAAACACGACCTCGAACTCGACGCGACGGAGCGCGACGACGGCGAGATCATCTCCGGGACGCTGACCTGCACCGACTGCGGCGAGTCCTACCCCATCGAAGACGGCATCCCGAACCTGCTGCCGCCGGACATGCGCGACGACGCCTGA
- a CDS encoding NAD-dependent epimerase/dehydratase family protein yields the protein MNLSGQTVVVTGGAGLVGSHLAGMLADENDVLAVDDLSKGEREAVPEGVAFEQADMLAPDDVARVIDEETDIVFHFAAHTDVRVDDPEEERRVFEENTEMTYNVLERMREVGCDALAFTSSSTVYGEAPRPTPEDYAPLEPISIYGASKLSDEGVVSTFAHSYGIQSWVFRFANIVGPRQRGNVIPDFIQKLQDDPETLTILGNGKQEKSYLHVADCAAAIRDVVEHADGEYNLYNLGSKTTTSVVDIADIVADVMDLDPEYAFTGGDRGWTGDVPKMRLDTSKLSAFHDVPEASDAAVRRAAEQLYDELR from the coding sequence ATGAACCTCAGCGGGCAGACCGTGGTCGTGACCGGCGGCGCCGGACTGGTCGGCTCCCACCTCGCGGGGATGCTGGCCGACGAGAACGACGTGCTGGCAGTCGACGACCTCTCGAAGGGCGAGCGCGAGGCGGTTCCGGAGGGCGTCGCGTTCGAGCAGGCCGACATGCTCGCCCCCGACGACGTGGCACGCGTCATCGACGAGGAGACGGATATCGTGTTCCACTTCGCGGCCCACACCGACGTGCGCGTCGACGATCCCGAGGAGGAGCGCCGGGTGTTCGAGGAGAACACCGAGATGACGTACAACGTCCTCGAACGGATGCGCGAAGTGGGTTGTGACGCGCTTGCGTTCACCTCGTCATCGACGGTGTACGGCGAAGCCCCCCGGCCGACGCCGGAGGACTACGCGCCGCTGGAACCGATCAGCATCTACGGCGCCTCGAAGCTCTCCGACGAGGGCGTGGTGTCGACGTTCGCCCACTCCTACGGCATCCAGTCGTGGGTGTTCCGGTTCGCGAACATCGTCGGCCCGCGCCAGCGAGGCAACGTGATTCCGGACTTCATCCAGAAACTGCAGGACGACCCCGAGACGCTCACGATCCTCGGCAACGGCAAGCAGGAGAAGTCCTACCTCCACGTGGCGGACTGCGCGGCCGCGATCCGCGACGTGGTCGAGCACGCCGACGGCGAGTACAACCTCTACAACCTCGGTTCGAAGACTACCACGTCCGTCGTCGACATCGCGGACATCGTCGCCGACGTGATGGATCTCGACCCCGAGTACGCGTTCACTGGCGGTGACCGTGGCTGGACCGGCGACGTGCCGAAGATGCGGTTGGACACGAGCAAGCTCTCGGCGTTCCACGACGTGCCGGAGGCCAGCGACGCGGCGGTCCGACGCGCGGCCGAACAGCTGTACGACGAGCTCCGGTAG